In Ostrea edulis chromosome 4, xbOstEdul1.1, whole genome shotgun sequence, a single window of DNA contains:
- the LOC125671473 gene encoding cytosolic Fe-S cluster assembly factor NUBP1 homolog: protein MADIPENAPDHCPGTESDQAGKSTACQGCPNQNVCSTKPKGPDPDLGDITEKMSKVKHKLIILSGKGGVGKSTFTAHLAHGLSADDNKQIGVLDVDICGPSLPKIFGVEGEQVHQSGSGWSPVYVDDNLSLMSVGFLLSKADEAVIWRGPKKNGLIKQFLRDVDWGEIDYLLIDTPPGTSDEHLSVAQYLKESDVDGAIVITTPQEVALLDVRKEITFCKKVDLPIIGVVENMSSFVCPKCKVSTQIFPASTGGGQKMAEDMKVPFLGSLPLDPRIGKCCDEGKSFLTEVPDSPATQAYKEIMSKIVDYCVKRKESKEKDTGEMKNNI from the exons ATGGCGGATATACCAGAAAACGCACCTGATC attgccCAGGAACTGAGAGTGATCAAGCAGGTAAATCAACAGCTTGCCAGGGATGTCCTAACCAAAATGTGTGCTCAACAAAACCGAAGGGACCGGATCCTg ATTTGGGTGACATTACAGAGAAAATGTCAAAAGTAAAACACAAGCTGATCATTTTATCAGGGAAAGGAGGTGTCGGAAAAAGCACTTTTACAGCTCATCTTGCTCATGGTCTTTCTGCAGATGATAATAAACAG ATTGGAGTATTAGATGTTGATATTTGTGGTCCCTCTTTACCCAAGATCTTTGGAGTGGAGGGAGAACAG GTTCATCAAAGTGGATCCGGGTGGTCACCTGTG TATGTTGATGACAATCTCTCTCTGATGTCAGTGGGGTTCTTACTATCTAAAGCAGATGAAGCTGTCATTTGGAGAGGACCAAAAAAGAATG GTttaattaaacagtttctacGAGATGTAGATTGGGGAGAAATAGATTATTTACTGATTGATACTCCACCAGGGACCTCTGATGAACATTTGTCTGTAGCTCAGTACCTCAAGGAAAGTGATGTAGATGGTGCCATAGTGATAACCACACCTCAG GAGGTTGCTCTGCTAGATGTCCGTAAAGAAATAACTTTCTGCAAAAAGGTTGATTTACCCATAATTGGTGTGGTAGAGAATATGAGCAGCTTTGTTTGCCCAAAATGTAAA GTTTCCACTCAGATCTTCCCAGCATCTACAGGTGGAGGGCAGAAGATGGCAGAGGATATGAAAGTACCATTTCTAGGTTCTCTCCCCTTAGATCCCAGGATAG GTAAATGCTGTGATGAAGGGAAATCCTTCCTAACAGAGGTTCCTGACTCACCTGCAACTCAGGCTTATAAGGAAATTATGTCAA AAATTGTTGACTATTGTGTAAAACGAAAAGAAAGTAAAGAAAAGGACACCGGGGAGATGAAGAATAACATATGA
- the LOC125669039 gene encoding testis-specific serine/threonine-protein kinase 1-like — protein sequence MELYETKIIDLDDETTLNTKGDLWKPNKNSRASLEHHGYKFKDTIACCEFSKLKCAHLKKENIDVAVKVIKKRKLSKDVLENFIPREIAILQKVQHPGIVELFAVYESPACFYLVMELLPRGDLLEFVSGLGHLTEPDARRFFHQLLDIVAYLHESNICHRDIKLENLMLDSCFNLKLIDFGFAQYMKNAEQLTTASGSYVYAAPEVMDGEPYNGVLADIWSMGVCLYAMLCGKLPFRDDDVDVLRQCVKDRLYFHRHVSKGCRLLLRKMLSYEADNRPSIHNIRKSDWMCKPIHDAGKSSVSSMSVAAATSDLCPNVTIDPNAEHGYSCNQKDKRFKSNKVSDVLRCVTENHSSGTSTVDLKAIPAIQPASVAAITGVAGPVGRKISQQLGLNIATKDKEIAKSGEAKAGFSKAMKAMKTFKCATTVIRATGRFRKGPLNTILKIPQEEAMAKIIEEKHKQLDSETKELHRCASGRLATHLKSILQEENLSKRKSQLQMEHAKQTHDERASQLRHTVLHLMPNVK from the exons ATGGAACTTTATGAAACAAAAATCATAGATCTTGACGATGAAACTACGTTAAATACAAAAGGGGATTTATGGAAACCCAACAAAAATTCCAGAGCATCTCTGGAACATCATGGATACAAGTTTAAAGACACGATAGCGTGTTGTGAGTTCTCAAAATTAAAATGTGCACatctgaaaaaagaaaacatcgaTGTAGCAGTGAAGGTTATCAAGAAGCGGAAGCTTTCCAAAGATGTGTTGGAAAATTTTATTCCCAGGGAAATAGCCATTCTTCAAAAGGTTCAACATCCTGGTATT gTTGAACTTTTTGCTGTATACGAGTCCCCAGCTTGTTTTTATCTCGTCATGGAGCTGCTACCCAGAGGGGACCTCTTGGAATTCGTCTCCGGTTTGGGCCATCTGACGGAGCCAGACGCTAGACGGTTCTTCCATCAGCTGTTGGATATTGTTGCTTATCTTCACGAAAGCAACATTTGTCATCGAGACATCAAATTAGAAAATCTCATGCTGGATTCTTGTTTTAATCTCAAACTTATTG ATTTTGGTTTTGCGCAATACATGAAAAATGCCGAACAGCTCACCACGGCATCTGGTTCATACGTGTACGCagcaccggaagtgatggatgGGGAACCTTACAATGGAGTTCTGGCCGATATCTGGAGCATGG GTGTCTGTCTGTATGCCATGCTGTGTGGTAAGCTCCCATTCAGAGATGATGATGTTGATGTTTTGCGGCAGTGCGTCAAAGACAGGCTTTACTTCCATAGACACGTATCAAAAG GTTGTAGACTCTTACTGCGAAAAATGTTGAGTTACGAAGCAGACAATAGGCCATCCATACACAACATCAGAAAATCTGACTGGATGTGTAAACCAATACATGATGCTGGGAAGTCATCAGTATCTTCTATGTCCGTTGCAGCAG CAACATCCGACTTATGTCCAAACGTCACAATAGACCCAAATGCTGAACATGGATACTCTTGTAACCAGAAAGACAAGAGATTCAAATCCAATAAAGTCTCAGATGTGCTGCGATGTGTCACAGAAAACCATAG TTCTGGAACCAGCACAGTAGACCTGAAGGCCATTCCTGCAATTCAGCCTGCCTCTGTAGCAGCCATCACAGGAGTCGCTGGTCCGGTTGGAAGAAAGATTAGTCAACAACTTGGCCTCAATATTG CTACAAAGGACAAAGAGATTGCAAAATCTGGGGAAGCTAAAGCAGGTTTCAGTAAAGCTATGAAAGCcatgaaaacttttaaatgtgcAACAACTGTTATCAGAGCCACTGGACGTTTCCGGAAAGGACCACTGAACACCATCCTAAAAATCCCTCAGGAGGAGGCTATGGCCAAAATAATAGAAGAAAAACATAAACAGCTAGACTCTGAAACCAAGGAACTCCACAGGTGTGCCAGTGGTCGCCTGGCAACACATTTGAAGAGCATCCTACAGGAGGAGAATCTATCAAAGAGGAAAAGCCAGCTTCAAATGGAACATGCTAAACAAACACACGATGAGAGAGCATCCCAACTTCGTCACACCGTTCTTCACTTGATGCCAAATGTGAAGTAA